A segment of the Manis javanica isolate MJ-LG chromosome 10, MJ_LKY, whole genome shotgun sequence genome:
GCCTTCCTTTACCAGCTGCCCACCTGCACCCCTGGGCTGCCCCCTCACCCTGCCCTCCGCGCAGGAGCCGCGCCGTATTCGTGGAGCTCACGCGCTACAGCCCGGCAGTGGGGCTGCACGCCGCCGTCACGCTGCGCCTCGAGTTCCCCGCAGCCGGACACGTGGTGGCCGCTCTCAGCGTGCGCCCATTCGCCATGCAGCGCCTCAATGCAGGCCTGTCGTTGCCGCTGCTCACCTCGGTGCGCCCTCCTCCGCGCCCCATTACCCGCCTGTcctcgccccgcccccgcccgtgtggccccgccccctcacctgcccgccccgccccgccctcagGTGGGCCTGTTGCTCTTCGCTCTCTACTTCTCTGTGGCCGAGGCGCGCGTCTGGCGCAGGGAGGGCTGGTCACGCGCAGCGCGGCCTGGGACCTGGGCACGGTGGCTGCTGGTGGCGCTGTCGGCGGCCGCGGCGCTTGTACGCCTCGCCCAGCTGGGTGTTGCCGATCGCCAGTGGACCCGCTTCGTGCGCCGCCGACCGCGCCGCTTCACCAGCTTCGAGCAGGTGGCGCAGCTGAGCGCCGCCGCCCGCGGCCTGGCCGCCTCGCTGCTCTTCCTGCTCCTGGTTAAGGTGAGaacggggcggggcggggcggggcggggcggggcgcgctcGGCGGCTGACGTCCCTCCTCCGTAGGCTGCCCAGCAGCTGCGGTTCGTGCGCCAGTGGTCGGTCCTGGGCAAGACGCTGTGGAGGGCCCTGCCTGAGCTGGTGGGGGCGGCCCTGGGCCTGGTGGTGCTCGCTGTGGCCTACACCCAACTGGCTGTTCTGGTAGGTGATGGACGGGCCACGGGGGAGGGTAGCCAGCCGCGGGTGCCCCTGATTCGTGCCACTTTCTCCTGCAGCTGGTCTCCTCCTGCATGGACTCCATTCAAAATGTGGCCCGCGCACTCCTGGTGCTgtgcccaggggctgggggccctgccctgtgccctgccGAGTCCTGGCGCCTGGCCCCTCTGCTgtgcacagggctctgggccctgCGGCTGTGGGGCGCCCTGCGGCTGGGGGCCAGCCTTCTGCAATGGCGGCACCACACACTGCGTGGCGAGCTCTACCGTCCAGCCTGGGAGCCGCAGGACTATGAGATGGTAGAACTGCTTTTGCGCCGGCTGCGCCTGTGGATGGGCTTCAGCAAAGTCAAGGAGGTGGGTGCCGCCCGGGAGGGGGGAGGGGCGGACAGGGACGCGCCCTGGGCCCAGGTGAGCCCAGGGTGCAGCGGGACTGACTGAGCCCCTGTGCCGCCCCCAGTTCCGACACAAAGTCCGCTTTGAAGGCATGGAGCCGCCGCCCTCCCGCTCGTCCAGGGCCTCCAAGTCTTCCCCGGACGGGCCCCCACCGAGCGGGGGCTCTGACGCCTCACaaccctccacctcctccagccAGCTGGAGGGGCTGAGCGTGGGTCTGGGCCGGCTGGGGCCAAGGGGTGAGCCTGAGCCCTCCCGCCTCCAAGCTGTATTTGAGGCCCTACTTGCCCAGTTTGACCGACTAAACCAGGCTACAGAGGACGTCTACCAGCTGGAGCAGCGGCTGCAGAACCTGCAGGGCCACAAGACGAGAGGGCCTCCAGCCTCGCCTCCCGctggcccctccccaggcctccgGCCAGCCTTGCCCAGCCATCTTGCCCAGGCCAATCGAGGCATAGGCCTGTCAGCAGGTCCCTGCCGCGTATCCCTGCGGGCCAAGAACAAGGTCCACCCTTGCAGCACGTAGTCCCTGGAGACCTGGGCTCAGGCCTCAACCCTGGGGGGGTGCTTCATGCTGGGCCCTCAGAACCGGAGCAGACACCGCTCAGTATTCCCTTCCACCATCCTCAGGGCCCAGGCCAGGCAACAGCCGCATGCAGGTCCCCTGGGGCGTGGGCAGCACTAGCCTGTCGCTCTGTGGGCTTTAGCACTTTACAGAGGCCAAACGGCCAGCCAGGACCCAGggtcctctccccagctccccgaGGGAGGGTGCAGCAGTATCAGACAGAGGGCCCAGCCTCTGAGATGCTAATTTATTTCCCAGTCCTCAGGTACAGCAGGCTGTGCCCAGCCCACCCCCTGGGCAGGCAGACACCTCCCACTGCTAAGGATCCAGGCTGCAGGGAGGGACCCTGCACCCTCCTCCCTGTTAACCTTCCCCCCTAAATTATTACCTTACCTGCCCCCTTGCTGAGCACACTTATCTCTAGCTGCTGTCTGTGTGTCTATCGTCAATAATTTATACGGggttaaaatgtatatatttttgtacaTTGCCCTTTCACAAAGGCTGAAAAGCCTAGTGGCTGAAATGGCCCTGTGCCCGCTGTCAGTGCAGAACTAGCACTCCTCCCCAGATAACCTGCCCACGTGGCTGGGGCCAGTGAAGGGACAGCTGCTTCCTGGCCCCAGCTAAGGCCTGGGCAGGTGCTGGGATGGGACAGTTAGTTGGAAGAGCACGACCACCCCACGGCAGCTTGATACCAAAGCGGCCTGTCCTGCCCAGGGTGGGGTTGGGCCTGCTGGTCAGGTCTGGGTGGGGATAGGACTAGGTGCATGGCAGAGGCCCCAGGTCAGGGGAGACCCTCCCTGGGGGCTGGCTCCCGGGGCTGGGGCAGGTGAATGTGTGACAGTGAACGGGAAGTGCACATGCCATCTCCTGCAGGGGCAAGGCCCTGACAGCACACTGCGGGATGCACCGTGGCAATGGGCATGGACATGGCTGTAGCCTTGATCCCTCCCCAGCAGACAAAGTCAAATAAAAGTTGGCTGACTGTGACTCGTTTCTCTGTCAGGGCACCGGCCACAGCACTTTATTTCTGCCCAAATAACTACCACCTGGTGCCTGTGCCACACGCTGGCTCAGGCAGCCGCCACTGGAACCCCGGGCAAGGGCTCAGCATCCGGGAGCCCCAGGGGGGGCAGGCATGACCGCACTCAGCCTCACACAAACTCAGTGAAGTCATCCACAGAGGAGATGAGGCGCTTCCGCTGGCCTGTCTCATAGGTGGGCACAGTCTCTGCTGTGGCCTGCACAGAGGCTTTGGCATGGCCTGGGGGGTGCATCTGTGTCAGAGGCAGGCTGGGGTTCGAGTAGTGGGCCTCCTCCCGGATCTGCAAGGGAGGGACACAGCTTGAGCAGCCAGCTGCAGGGGGGCCCTGTGGGGCATGCCCATAGCCTGCCCACCTACCCGGTGACGGAGCCGCTTGATGTGACGCAGCCTGGCGATCCACTTGGAGGGGTAGATGTCGGTGGGGTTGGAGCGGCTGTGGTGTACTTGCGAGGCCATCTGGCACGGGGCAGGCAAGCAGTGAGCCTCCACCTGGAGACTGGGGGCCACCTCACCTGCCACCCCCGCTGCCCCTCCACTCACATTTGCATGCAGGGCCATCTGACGGGCCACGAAGGGCAGGTTGCAGTCAGACACAATCTTGGCCACACTGGTGTCCACGAGGCCCTCCATGTCTGGGGGAGACAGGGCGCTCACACACGGCCCAGGGCCGAGGCCGCAGCCACCCTGCCTGCCCTGAGCCTCACCTTTCCTGCACTGCAGCGACACCAGGTTGCACTCGTAGTCCAGGGGGGTGATGATCACATGGACGAAGTTGAACTGGCCCTGCCCAGACAGCAGCAGGGTTCACCTCATGGAGCTCAGGAGGGCAGCAGCCGCACTGGCATCAGATGCTAACCACCAGCGCCCATGCACCCATGCTTCCCCTTTACCTCTCCCCTCTATGGCCTTACCTCCCGAAACCCAACCAACCCCACAGCTGACTGGCCAAAGTTTTAAGGTCACAGTCACCCACCACATGCTGCTACCCAGTGGACACCTGCCCCCTGCCAACTAAGAACAGACGGCGGAGGCATGTCCAGGCCCCTATTCACTGCAGagccccacacccctccctggtTTCCTCCCAGGGTGCTGTCCCGCACACGGCCATGCTCGCACTCCAAAggcaccccagcctctgctgggTTCTCTGCCCACAGCCTGGGGTCTGCGTCCCATGATCTCCTCTGAGGCTTCCCCTTGCCACTGGGTTCAGGATAAATCCAAACACTCTGGTCCCCAGCCCCTTGGCCACCTGGGGTCTGCTGGCCTCATAGCCGCCGTCCACATTTCTCCCTGTTAACAAGTCTCCCAGCTGAGCTCACCTCCCTGAGGGCCCTCAAGCCACAACATCCTGTCCAGAGAGGGGATGATACCATACCCCCCACCCAACTGCTGTGCACGGACACAAGGGGACCCAGGGAAGAAGGTGCTCCATCGTCATGAACAGGCAGCACCGGCTGGGTGCCCGAGGGCACACCATTGCTCCCCTCACACCACAGCACCGCCGTGCTCCAGGAGGTGGTGGGGCCACTGCACCGTCCTTGTTACAGGAAAGGCATGGGCTCGGCACCGCCTGTCCCTGCTGGCAGCAGGGGACCCTGGTGCAGGCCACAGCTCCTGTCACCATGCCGCCCCCAACAGCGCATGGCCTGCACTCAGCACGCACCAGAGGGCACTTCCCCAAACACACCGCTCCAGCCAGGGAGCCCCAGGCCCTCACCCTGATGGTGCCCAGCTTGAAGTCCTCGCCAGAATCGTTATAGACGATGGACACAAAGTCATTGCCCAGGTGGCGCTTCTTGTCACAGCACTGCTTGTCCACGTCCTTGGTGGGCATGAGGGTGGCAATGTGGAAGACAGCTGCAAGGCAGAGCGGCCAGCTGAGCCtctcaggctggggtgggggctaaGGCCAGGGCATCTCTGGGTCTCCAGAAGCCCCAGCCTGATGCCTGGCCCGCAGCACTGGCTCCTCCTGAGGGCAGAGCTCCTGGAAGCAGAGCTGCCAGCCCCATCGCAGCCTCAGTGCCCAGGCTGGTGAACTCCAGCCTTTGGACACTCCTGTGCCCCCTGAGGGCAGGCCCACAGGAGTGGGGCCGGGGGACACATGCCAGGGGAAGATGCGTACCCTGCATGATGTCGTCGTGCCAGCAGTAGGTGAACTGGCCGTCCTCGCCACACACATCCAGGCCCCCCAGGTACACCTTGTCCGGCTGGCAGTCCTTGAGCTCAATGAGCTTGCCCAGGCCCGTCAGGAAGTCCGTGTATCTGTAGGAGCCGTGCTCGTTGGACAGGATGGCCAGCtcgctgtggctctgtgggagaGGAGCACTGGGCACCTGCCCCCAGGCCGTGCCCCCTCcacaccctgcccctgccctgccccgcccCGCTCCCGAGCAGCGAGCTGGTGCGGTCTGGGGACCCGGCCGGGTGCCAGGCCACTTCACGCCAGAGCGGCCCAGCTGGGCCgtccttctccctcctctctcacAGTGAGCCAGCTGGTAGCTCCACCTTCCAGACACTGGGGGGCCCCTCAGCCCCCACCGCCTGCTCCTCCCTCACTGGGACGGTCCCCACGCGGCCAGAGGGATGCCTCGGAGACGGGGGCCGAGTCATGGAAGCCTTTGCTTCCACGGAGGCCTGTCCAAGGCCCACCCACCTCACTGGGAACGGAAGTGCAGTGCACAGCGGCCTGCGAGGCCCTCCCCATCCCACCCGACCCCTGCCCAGTGCTCGCTCTGCACCAGTCCTCAAGCACAGGGTGTGCGCCCCCCAGTGGCCTTGCTGCCTGCCAGGCCTATCCCACGCTCACCTCCCTCAcgtcctctgtgcctctgctcaGTGCCACCTCCCCCTCCACAGTCCAGCACTCTGGCCCACCTGTGTTCATGTGCTGGCCCACCcctttcccctgaccccagccccagggcagcacTGGCTCGGAGCTCAACAAGCCTGACACCCTCACAGCTGTATGGTAACTGGGCTCTGCGGATGGCTCAGAACCCCCCACCGCACCCCTGCACCCAGGCCAAATCCTGCCAGCCCAGCCAGCCCAGCAGCCTCACCTGGCCTTCTCCCACGTACAGGACAGCGATCTTGTGCGTGTCATAGGACGGGATCTGGTCGAGGAGCTGCACAGACCGCTCAAAGGACTGCAGAAACAGAGCCCGcctgagcccagggcagggccacCTGTGCCGCCCCGCCCTGCCCACTCTCCCAGGGCACCCCACTGTCTCCGTCCAGGCTCCAGGGGGACCCGGTAGGGACCAGAAGGCACACCCACCTCATTGGGCAAAAGGATCGGCTTGTTGGACTCGTCGCCAAAGAAGGGTGAGTGGTAGAGCTGCAGGAACACAAAGCTGCAGAGGGAGACGGGGGgcgtgtgtgtggctgtgtgtctgtctgtgcgcgtgtgtgtctctgtgtgtgtgtggctgggacCGTGCTGGCCGGGACCCTGACAGACAAATGGAACCTGAGCCCCGGAGCTGAAGGACAACCTCTGACCAGCCACAGAGGAGAAGCCACATGGGCCAGGAGCCCAGTCTGCTCTGTCCAGGGCCACGCAGCCACCACGTCCCCTCGGGGCATGTCTGGGCATGCCAGCCCGGGAGGGTGAGGCTCACCTGGGGTTGATGCCTGGCACCTTCTCAGTATTAGACGTCCCAGCTCTACTCTTGAAGGTGTCCCTTTGCACCCTCTTGCCCCTGCGTGATGGGGCTGAATCAGAGATGGTGTAGCCACGGGGCCGCAGGCCACTGGGAGAGCGGGGGCAGCTGGAAGGCAAGGCACCCTCAGGCTGGGCAGGGCCCCGGCCCAGGATCTCTTCGCCTGGGGCTGACCAGGCAGAGCCTTCCCCGTCTAGGAGCCCTGACTGTGACCGGGCCTTGACTTCGGGGCTCAGCCGGCCAGTGTCAGCCTTGTCCCCGGGATCCCCAAGGATGTCCTGCAGGGTCTGCAGCTCAGGGGAAGAGCTCGACTTGCTCAGGGGCTGCGAGGGCTGGAAGGAGAGGCCTGTGTGGGCCCGGGCTCCCTCCAAGCAGGCAGCGCGCCCCACGGGGATGCCCCCGGCAGCCGGGTCCTCTGTGCGGAATGTCTTCTCTTCCTGGCTGGAGGTTGAGGACGACTAGAAAAAATCAAGCCGAAAGAGAACCTGGGTCAAGGAGTGCCACCGGGCCTGGTGCAGTTTACCTGGAGGCAGTTAGGCCCCACCTGTCCTCTAGCTCAGGGCTGCAGTCGCCAGGCCAAGCTGATGGTCCCACCCAGCAGGGAAGCACCTGCCTGTGCCCCGTGCACAGCAGGAAAGCGAAGCGCCCCACACGCCAAAGGATGCTGGCATCTGCTCCCACCTAGATGGTCCACTGGGAAATCCCAGACTGCCCGTGCACAGGGGGCTTGGAAGAATACCCACTTTTTAGATGAAAAAGGGGAACAAAAGCCTTGCCAGAGTGGAAAGCACATCGATGCTGGGCTGCTGGGCTGCAAAGCCGGAGGCGGAGCCGCCCAGGCCGTCCCTTCTCCCCAGAGCCCTCCTCCCGCACCCCGGAGGCCCCCTGCTCTCACCCTGCTGTAAGCCTCGGTGCACTGACAGCGCCTGTCTGCACCTAGTGCTGCCTCGAAGTCCTCCAACTCGGGGGGCTCCACCGACAAGTCCGCCTCTCCCAGGCTTCCCTCCTCCGGGACTACCGCAGAGTCTGCGGGGACACAGCCGGGGCTGCTGGGTGCTGGCCCGGCCCCGGGGAGCACACACGGCCTGAGGTTACAGCCTTTCCCCGCGAGAGGGTCCAGGGACCCCCAGCAGAGCCTTGCCTCCGGCTTTCCTCCACAGGGGCTCTAAGCCGCCCCGCCCATCAGGCCGGCTGGAGGGCACGCTGGGGGGTCGTGGGGGGCCAGGGCCCCCAGGAGTCAGGACGAGGCGGCGTCTGGCTCCTCTAAGCCCCGCCCACCCGTTCCAGTGTGCACAGAAACCGCCTCTGCTCCACCTGCAAGGCGGGAGGGTGAGGACCGGAGGTCTGGAGAGGGCGGAGCCACCGAGGCGGACGGGGCCTCAGCTCAGGAGGGGCGGCGCGCCAAGACCCGCCCCCAGGGAGGAGCCCCGAGCCCCTCCCTGCCGACCCGGGAAAGCGGGATGCGGGGAAGTCCCTGGGTGCAGACTCAGACCGGATGCCCGCTCTGGGGACTGGACGCCCGCGCTCCCGGTCCAAGCCAGACCCGGAGCCGCGTGTGCTAGACAGGGCGCCGCGCTCCACAGCAGCACTCCCGAGCCGGCGTCGGGGACCGGAGGCACACGCAGAGGGTTAGGCAGCCCGGGCTTGGCACAGCCCTGCACGTGCGCAGTCCGTTAGCTGCTGCCAGAACCCATCTGCACGCTGCCCTCTGCTCACTGGCTCCTGCCCACACAGGGGACACAGGGGGGTGAGTCCCTATCCCCGCAGGTCAAACACTCCTCGCCAGGGCCCTCAGCCCACCCGCAGTGAAAGGCAGACAGCCCAATCTGTGGGTTTGCAAAGCCAATCAGACACCCCGAGACCAGAACAAGATCAGCTCAGCTGAGCCCCAGGGCCAGACCGGCCCCCGAAGAGCTGTCCCCGGCTCTGGATGGGGTTCGGCTGCCCATGTCACCTCCTCGGGACTGAAGAAGGGGCTGGGAGGGCCCCTCCAGCTTGGGAACAGAGCTCAACCCCAAGGGCGCGAGGCAGAGGGGTTCCCGCCGGCAAAGCAAACGCATGTGCACAGTCGTCCTCATGCGAGTCGGGGCCAGGCTCCCTCAGGGCCAGGAGCGGCGCGGACGGGACCATGGAGGGAGAGCAGATGAGGGGCGATGAGGACAGCATCTACGAGGCAGAGCGGTGCTCGGCGGCCAACACCGCTCTCCTTAAAGAGACACGCGAATACCTGCCCAGGAAATGCTCCTGTGCAGCTTTCCATGGCAACTGGACTGGtacagggaggagaaagaggccaCTGCAAGGGAGAGCCGAGCGGCCAGTCAGCAGGAGGGCCTGTGCACAGGTGGAGCAGCGGACAGGCACCCCTAGTCCTGCACAGCCTGGGCCTGGAGAGAAAGAGGGGAGGGCCAGCGGCGGCGGGAGCAGCGGCCACACGGCTGGCTCTCCAGGCTGCGTGAGCGGCACTTGGGGAGGAGAGGGGCCTCCTCCTGACCAACAGTCCTTGGCCTCTGAACACTATCTGtggccacagggagggccaggCGGTGGCCTGAAGGAcggccccagcccagccaggcagGGGCCCCAGAGAGCACAGACAGGCACAGGCTGCGTGCACGGCGCATCCGAACCCAAACCCAAGCAAAAGAGTGGCTGCCTGCTGGGGCCCCATGCAGCGGGCACCATAAGGAGGGTGCGGGGCACAGGGCCCAGGCTTCACACAGCTCTGCCCACGCCTCCCTGAGTGGGACCAGCTGATGGGGTGAAGGGGGGGTGGTACCACGTCATCAAAGAAGGAGTCCCTTCTGCAGGAGTGGGCCTGGCTCCCAAACGTCAGGGTCCCTCCCCCGGGAGCCTCCTCCCATGCCTGAGGCTGGCGGCGGACAGGAAGACTCAGGGACCCCAGCCCGGACGCATCCCCACTGCCGTCGGAGGGCGCGCACCAGATGGGGTCCGGCAGGGCTCACCTGTGTTGGCACGGGGCGGTGCGGGGGGCCTGGCCGAGCCGGCTGCGGGCACCGACAGTGACTTGTACAGGGCCGTGTCCCGGCGCTCCTTGAAGCGCTCTGCAGCCATGAGAGCATTGGACAGTTCCTGCAGAGGCATGTTGTTGATGTCCGAGGAGAAGGGGCTGAGCGGGTTCTCCAGGCTCATGAGCCAGCTGGTGTTCCCTGGGCAGGGTGAGCAGAACCACTCAGGCCTCAGCCCCTCCCGGGCAGCCCCCACCACCCTGTCCTCCACAGGCCTCCTTGTGCCCCTCAGGAAGCAATGGCAGCAGGGAGGTGAAAGGTAAGCCTTGCCCCTGGCTGGGGGCCCCAGGGTCAGGGAAACACCTTCTGGCAGTCCCCTGCTTCAGCACACAAGTAGCCCTGACGCCACAGCAGTGTGCCCAGGGCAGCCTCGGAGCCACAGGTGGAGGAAGCAACTCAAAGCAGCAGACTCCTCCCAAAAGAGGGGCCTAGGAGGGGCACGGCTGGGGAGGCTGCTGGGCTCCGTCCTCTCCCTACAAAGGCCCAGGGGCCCACACTGCAACTCCGCCTTCCTCACTGAGCACCCTCACGTCCTGAGCAGCTCCCCAGCCCTGTCCCGCCTCCTCGAGCCCCAGGGCGCTCTCACCCGCCtcgccctccccatcccccacggCCTTCCAGCCCAGCACTGGAGGCCTCCATGGGGGCCAGTGCCCGtccctttcctcctgccccttGGGCACAACTCGGTGGCACTGCATTCAAAGCACCTCCCAACCCTTAGGCCTTGGCTTAAATCCTTCCTTTTGCCTGAAAAGCTGTAGGTTGTTGTGTCccctaaaattcacatgttgaagcccaGCCCTCAGGGCCTCAGGATGGGACCACGTCTGGAGGAAGGCCTCCAAAGAGGTGACTGAGGTAAAGTGGGCCCCGCAGACGGGCCCTAGTCCCCTCTGCGGCCTCATGAGAGGCCAGGACCCAGACAGGCACAGGCACGACCGTGTGAGGACGCGGGGAGACGatgcccaggagagaggcctcggggggaccagccctgcccacaccctgaCCTCGGGTCCCAGCCTCCGGGACGGAAGCACGAGCTGCTCTGCGGGCCGCCAGCCTTTGCTGTGGTGACCAAGTGAACTGGTAGTCTCCCCACATAGTGCCCTGGGCCTCCACCACTCTTACTCTGGGAACAAAGCCCCTGCCCTGAGCCGCCTGCTGCTGCTCCGCATCCATAGGGATGAATGTCCCAAACCTGTGGGACTCGTACCTGTGGGCCTCCGGACCAAGATCTCCGCCCAGCCCTGGGTCAGCAGGGGCACATAGGCTGCCAGATCAGTCTGGGAGCCGGCTGCGGCCTTCTCGGGCTTGCCGGCCGGCGCAGTCTGTGAGGCCGGGGAAGGGGCACCGCTGGGGACATGGGAGGCTGGGGTGTCCAGGGCACCGACACGAAGGCCATGGCCCCCTGAAGAAAAGGGCAGGAGGGCTGGTGACCACCACCCGCCCAGCGCAAGGCCACCAGCACAGACCTGGCaggcccagccagggcccagcAGCCCCCGGTCCAGCTCCGCCCTCCGTGGGCACGGCCCTCTTAGGCACTGGCCATGTAGCACCAGGGCGGCAGCACCTGCTCTGGTCGGCCCACGGCTCATTCCCGCCGAGGCAACGGAGCACCAGGGCCAAGCTGGGCTGAGGGCACCCAGACCGGCTGAGAACAGACTCATGGCGAGCGGGGCCATGGCTGTGCAGAAGCATCACCCCACTCCTAAGACGGGGGCTCTGTTGTTCAGGAACCGGGCCAGGCCTGGAGCCAACCACCTTGTCCCTCGGCTCCCAAGGACCCAGACAGGCACCTGTGAGGGGCGAGGCAGAGGCTCACCGGACATGGAGCGGACCCGGGCCCGGGCCCCACGGTGCACCTGTTGCCCAGCCTGGGACTCCAGCTTGGCCGGCGCCTCCTTTGTCTGTC
Coding sequences within it:
- the TSC2 gene encoding tuberin isoform X18, whose protein sequence is MSSTAPGTDTSSLLRDVQTRGLAQSIHPAKDGWIHNLQALMERFFRHESRSAVRIKVLDVLSFVLLINRQFYEEELINSVVISQLCHIPEDKDHQVRKLATQLLVDLAEGCHTHHFNSLLDVIEKVIGRPLSPPLELEERDVAAYSASLEDVKTAVLGLLVILQTKLYALPASHATRVYEMLVNHIQLHYKHSYTLPIASSIRLQAFDFLLLLRADSLHRLGLPNKDGVVRFSPYCLCDYTEPERGSEKAGGPLSPPTGPPGPAPTGPTVRPGSLPYSPLFRVLLRCLKQETDWKVLKLVLGKLPESLRYKVLIFTSPCSVDQLSSALCSMLSGPKTLERLRGTPEGFSRTDLHLAVVPVLTALISYHKYLDKTRQRELVYCLEQGLIHRCASQCVVALATCSVEMPDVIIKALPVLVVKLTHISATASMAIPLLEFLSTLARLPHLYRNFAAEQYASVFAISLPYTNPSKFNQYIVCLAHHVIAMWFIRCRLPFRKDFVPYITKGLRSNVLLSFDDTPEKDSFRARSTSLNERPKSLRIARAPKQGLNGSPPVKEFKESSAADAFRCRSISVSEHVVRSRIQTSLTGASLGSADENSMAQADDNLRNLHLELTETCLDMMARYVFSNFTAVPKRSPVGEFLLAGGRTKTWLVGNKLVTVTTSVGTGTRSLLGLDSELQRGPELSSDHGKRVRQTKEAPAKLESQAGQQVHRGARARVRSMSGGHGLRVGALDTPASHVPSGAPSPASQTAPAGKPEKAAAGSQTDLAAYVPLLTQGWAEILVRRPTGNTSWLMSLENPLSPFSSDINNMPLQELSNALMAAERFKERRDTALYKSLSVPAAGSARPPAPPRANTGPGCAGLGVPVRCSTCAQALLLTGRSALPCSGLFLLPVPVQLPWKAAQEHFLGRWSRGGFCAHWNGWAGLRGARRRLVLTPGGPGPPRPPSVPSSRPDGRGGLEPLWRKAGDSAVVPEEGSLGEADLSVEPPELEDFEAALGADRRCQCTEAYSRSSSTSSQEEKTFRTEDPAAGGIPVGRAACLEGARAHTGLSFQPSQPLSKSSSSPELQTLQDILGDPGDKADTGRLSPEVKARSQSGLLDGEGSAWSAPGEEILGRGPAQPEGALPSSCPRSPSGLRPRGYTISDSAPSRRGKRVQRDTFKSRAGTSNTEKVPGINPSFVFLQLYHSPFFGDESNKPILLPNESFERSVQLLDQIPSYDTHKIAVLYVGEGQSHSELAILSNEHGSYRYTDFLTGLGKLIELKDCQPDKVYLGGLDVCGEDGQFTYCWHDDIMQAVFHIATLMPTKDVDKQCCDKKRHLGNDFVSIVYNDSGEDFKLGTIRGQFNFVHVIITPLDYECNLVSLQCRKDMEGLVDTSVAKIVSDCNLPFVARQMALHANMASQVHHSRSNPTDIYPSKWIARLRHIKRLRHRIREEAHYSNPSLPLTQMHPPGHAKASVQATAETVPTYETGQRKRLISSVDDFTEFV